The DNA segment GCTCACCGGCAGCCTGGAGCCCGTGATGGCCGCGCTCAAGAGCGCCAGCCAGCGCATCGAGCGGGCCGCCCAGCCGCGCCTGGCCCCCGTGGCACGCGCCATCGGCCGCGACCTCGACCGCGTGGGCTCGGCGCAGGTCACCGACACCGCCGGCCTGCTGGCCCGCCTGGACGACCTCATGCGCCAGGTGGACGATCTGCCCCTGCAGAACGCCGTGGCCCAGGCTGCGGCCACGCGGCGCATGAATGCCGCCGCCCGCCCGTCCGAGGGTGCGCCGGCGCCCGGTGCCGACGGCACCCTGCCCTGGTGGCAGGCCACGCTGCAGCGCGCCTGGGAAGTCGTGCGCGACGAGGCCCGCCAACTGCTGCGCGTCACCCGCATCGACCGCCCGGAGGCCATCCTGATCGCCCCCGACCAGGCCTTCTTCCTGCGCGAGAACCTCAAGCTCCAGCTGATGAACGCCCGCCTCGCGCTGCTCGCGCGCCAGTACGAATCGGCACGCGCCGACCTCTCCGCCGCGAACAACGCCCTGGGCCGGTACTTCGATCCCGCATCGCGCCGCACGCAGACGGCAGCCACGGTGCTGCAGCAGGCACAGGTCCACCTCAAGGGCGCGGCCCTGCCCACGCTGGACGAAACCTTCGCCGCGCTGGCCACCGCCGCCGCCGGCCGCTGACCCGCGCAGGAGACCACCGACCCATGCGCGCAGCACTCTGGTTCCTGGTACTTTTCGGCACGGCCGTGGCCGCCGCCCTGTTCGCGGGCAACAACCAGGGCACCGTTACCCTGTTCTGGCCACCCTACCGCGTGGACCTGTCGCTCAACTTCGTGCTGCTGCTGTTCTTCGGCGGCTTCGCGATCCTCTATGCCGCACTGCGCGCGCTGTCCGCGCTGCTCGAACTCCCGGGCCAGGCACGGCGCTGGCGCGTGCAGCAGAAGGAACGCTCCATGCACGCGGCCCTGCTCGACGCACTCTCGCAACTGCTGGCCGGGCGCTTCCTGCGCTCGCGCAAGGCCGCCATGGCCGCCCTCGCCCAGGAAAACGCCCTGGAAGCCGCCGGGGAAGCCGTGCCGCACGGGCGCCAGCTGCGCACGCTGGCCCACCTCGTCGCTGCCGAAAGCTCCCACGCCCTGCAGGACCGCGCCACCCGCGAGGCCCACCTGCGCAACGCCCTGGACAACATCCCGGCACGCGCTCCCGTGAGCGAGCTGGAACTGCGCGAAGGCGCCCAGCTGCGCGCAGCCCGCTGGTCGCTCGACGAACGCGACGCAGCCACGGCACTCGAGCACCTTGCCGCCCTGCCCCAGGGCGCGGCACGGCGCACGCTGGCGCTGCGGGCGCGCCTGAAGGCCACGCGCCTTTCGCACCAGACCCAGGAGGCACTGGAAACCGCGCGCCTGCTCGGCAAGCACCGCGCCTTCTCGCCCGCCGCGGCGCAGAGCATCGTGCGCGGGCTCGCCATCGAACTGCTCAACGGCGCGCACGACCCCGCCCAGTTGCAGCAGACCTGGATGGCGTTCGAGCCGGCGGAGCGCGCCATGCCCGAACTGGCCATCCATGCCGCCCAGCGCCTCACCGCCCTGGGCGGCGACCACGGCCAGGTGCGCACCTGGCTGCTGCCTGCGTGGGAGCGCATGGTGGATGCCGCCGATCCGCTGCCCGACGCGCATGCGCTCAAGCTCGTGCGCGTGCTGGAAAGCAACCTCGACGCGCTCGACGCGGCCTGGCTGGCACGCATCGAATCCGCCCAGCAGGCCAATCCGCGCGATGCGCGCCTGCAGTACCTGTCCGGCATGGCCTGCCTGCGCCGCCAGCTCTGGGGCAAGGCCCAGCAGCTGTTCACCCAGGCCGCCCAGCAGCTCGACGAAGGCCCGCTGCGCTGCCGCGCCTGGCGCCACCTCGCCGAGCTCGCGGAACAGCGCGGCGACACGGAAGCCGCCGCCACGGCCTGGAAGCACGCCGCACTGGCCTCCTGAGTCCTGGGCAGAGGTCCTGGCGGCCGCCGCAGATGGCGCCCGGGGCGCGCCCCGCTAAGCCACCGGCTCCAGCGCACCATCGAGGTTCCAGCGCCCATCCTCCCAGGTCCAGGCCACCTGCGGCGCCAGTGCCTGCAGGAAGTGCCGGTCATGCGACACGACCACCATCGCCCCGGTGAACGATGACAGCGCCTCCTGCAGCACCTGCACCGCGCGGGCATCCAGGTAATTGGAGGGCTCGTCCAACAGCAGCAGTTGCGCGGGCGCGCCACCCCACAGGGCACAGGCCAGCGCCGCCCGCACGCGCTCACCCCCGCTGAGGCTGCCGGACGGGAGCAGTACCCGGTCCGCATCCAGGCCGAGTTGCGCCAGGCGCGTGCGCAGTTCTGCCGTGGGCAGCGGCGATTCCGCCAGCGCGAGTGCCTCCATCACGCTGTGCTCCGGCGGCAACAGGCCCCCGGCATCCTGGTCCAGCCAGACCGCACGCACCAGGCAGCCAGCGCGGCCCGCCGCGGGCGGCACGTGCCCGGCCAGCATGCGCAGCAGGGTGCTCTTGCCGCAGCCATTGGGCCCGGTCACGGCGATGCGCACCGGCCCGCTCCAGACCCCGTCGAGCGGCGCCCGTGGCCCGAACGGCGGCACCGCCCCCTCCAGCCGCAGCACCGGCTTGCCTGCCGGAACGGTGCTGGCAGGCAGCGGCAGCACC comes from the Paracidovorax avenae ATCC 19860 genome and includes:
- a CDS encoding heme biosynthesis protein HemY — its product is MRAALWFLVLFGTAVAAALFAGNNQGTVTLFWPPYRVDLSLNFVLLLFFGGFAILYAALRALSALLELPGQARRWRVQQKERSMHAALLDALSQLLAGRFLRSRKAAMAALAQENALEAAGEAVPHGRQLRTLAHLVAAESSHALQDRATREAHLRNALDNIPARAPVSELELREGAQLRAARWSLDERDAATALEHLAALPQGAARRTLALRARLKATRLSHQTQEALETARLLGKHRAFSPAAAQSIVRGLAIELLNGAHDPAQLQQTWMAFEPAERAMPELAIHAAQRLTALGGDHGQVRTWLLPAWERMVDAADPLPDAHALKLVRVLESNLDALDAAWLARIESAQQANPRDARLQYLSGMACLRRQLWGKAQQLFTQAAQQLDEGPLRCRAWRHLAELAEQRGDTEAAATAWKHAALAS
- a CDS encoding uroporphyrinogen-III C-methyltransferase, yielding MSSEPHHAPSAPPATPAPQASGVQRAVLTLLGVVAVAGLATSVMLWQRLGSIQEQLARQSADAGAQSIEARTLANQALDMARDVSARIAVNETRVSEVALQRSQLEELMQSLSRSRDENLVVDIESALRLAQQQAQLTGSLEPVMAALKSASQRIERAAQPRLAPVARAIGRDLDRVGSAQVTDTAGLLARLDDLMRQVDDLPLQNAVAQAAATRRMNAAARPSEGAPAPGADGTLPWWQATLQRAWEVVRDEARQLLRVTRIDRPEAILIAPDQAFFLRENLKLQLMNARLALLARQYESARADLSAANNALGRYFDPASRRTQTAATVLQQAQVHLKGAALPTLDETFAALATAAAGR